In Mixophyes fleayi isolate aMixFle1 chromosome 4, aMixFle1.hap1, whole genome shotgun sequence, the following proteins share a genomic window:
- the LOC142153168 gene encoding uncharacterized protein LOC142153168: MKTPKTVKEIRAFLGLLGYCREWIPSASILMQPLYECLRKQQGTEPLNITEIENAVQALKHAISTAPALGLPDYLKPFTLFCHEQSGHALGVLTQKHGTKQRPLAYYSAQLDPVIRGSPSCIQAVAAAILKEKVADMVLDHALITQVPHTVTEILNQAKTRHLSAARLTKYQVALLSASHVTITNCTVLNPVTLLPIDDSEEGSKGSRKEDESSDRGYEDLSEASEEETEEIHTQKFSHDCLELMKLETSALHNVTDTPLSDATLTLYVDGSRYYVDGVPYTGYAITTEEEVLDSGTLSNGASAQEAELIALTKACVYAEGQKANVYTDSRYAWGVAHDFGPIWKSRDFQGSNGKPIKHANLINELFRALELPKQVGIIKVQAHTREQTPEARGNNFADQAAKKAVLQPKNTTFLVDSTEGDTDKFQFPDLQSLKDFQKQATKEEKNKWEKEGAQLDEQGIWSKENKWCLPRALYPVMTQIAHGQVHHSKEAMTNRVWKNWIAPGFNSADTNYVAACWICGIHNPGQRVKIPGGSIPKAFYPFQRLQIDYIQLPKCGTYEYVLEGKATAKNTAKKLISEVIYRYGIPEVIESDRDPNFDTGTHKLLSGDWVVIRKHIRRRLEPRYKGPYQVLLMTPMAVKVQEKDTWIHASHCKVFKSGESCSDK, from the exons ATGAAGACACCAAAAACAGTCAAAGAAATTAGAGCCTTTTTGGGACTCCTCGGATATTGCAGAGAGTGGATTCCTTCAGCTTCAATTCTTATGCAACCACTGTATGAATGCTTgaggaaacaacagggaacagaaccactcaatataactgaaatagagaATGCAGTGCAAGCCCTGAAACATGCTATCTCTACTGCACCAGCACTTGGACTACCAGACTATCTGAAGCCTTTCACATTGTTCTGCCATGAGCAGTCAGGACATGCTCTAggagtcctcacacagaaacatggaacgaagcaaaggccactggcctattattctgcacaactcgatccagttataagaggttctccatcatgtatacaagcagtagcagcagcaatacTGAAAGAAAAAGTAGCAGATATGGTATTGGACCATGCACTTATTACTCAAGTTCCACATACAGTCACAGAAATTCTTAATCAAGCAAAAACAAGACATTTGTCTGCAGCCAGACTAACTAAATATCAGGTAGCCTTGCTCAGCgcctcacatgtaacaattaccaattgcacagtcctcaatccagtaaccctgctccccattgatgattcagaagaggggagtaaggggagtcgcaaagaagatgaatcatcagacaggggatatgaggacctgagtgaagcgtctgaagaagaaactgaagaaatacacacacaaaaattttcacaTGATTGTTTGGAACTTATGAAATTAGAGACTTCAGCTTTGCATAATGTTACTgacacaccactttcagatgcaaccctaactctttatgtagatggatctagatactatgtggatggagttccatatacaggttatgccatcacaactgaggaagaggtgcttgactcaggaacactgtctaatggagcatcagcacaagaagcagaattgatagctctaactaaagcttgtgtatatgcagaaggacaaaaagccaatgtatatacagattcacGTTATGCCTGGGGAGTGGCGCATGACTTCGGTCCCATTTGGAAAAGCAGAGATTTCCAAGGATCAAATGGAAAACCCATCAAACATGCAAACTTGATTAATGAACTGTTTAGAGCATTGGAACTCCCTAAACAAGTGGGAATTATAAAGGTTCAAGCTCACACTAGAGAACAAACTCCAGAAGCAAGAGGAAATAACTTTGCAGATCAAGCAGCAAAAAAGGCAGTCCTCCAACCAAAGAATACTACATTTCTTGTAGACTcaacagaaggtgacacagacaaatttcaattcccagacctacaaagccttaaagactttcagaaacaagcaacaaaggaagaaaagaataagtgggaaaaagaaggtgcacagcttgatgagcaaggaatatggtcaaaagaaaataaatggtgcctaccaagAGCCTTATACCCAGTAATGACTCAGATTGCACATGGACAAGTACATCATTCCAAAGAGGCAATGACTAATAGGGTATGGAAAAATTGGATTGCCCCTGGATTCAACTCTGCGGACACAAACTATGTGGCAGCTTGCTGGATATGTGGAATACACAATCCAGGGCAAAGAGTAAAGATCCCAGGAGGAAGCATTCCAAAGGCTTTCTATCCCTTTCAGAGACTTCAGATCGACTATATACAACTTCCTAAATGTGGTACCTACGAGTATGTGTTAGAAGGAAAAGCTACTGccaaaaatacagcaaagaaattaATCTCAGAAGTCATCTATAGATATGGGATACCTGAagttattgaatcagatagag accctaattttgatacaggtacccataaactgctatctggggactgggtggtcataagaaagcacatcaggagacgtcttgaacccagatataagggtccttatcaagtcctgttgatgactcccatggcagtgaaagtacaggaaaaagacacctggattcacgcttcacactgcaaagtctttaaatcaggggagtcttgttctgataaatag